Proteins found in one Streptomyces sp. NBC_00461 genomic segment:
- a CDS encoding Hsp70 family protein — MTAIGIDLGTTNSVVARYDPDRGEAQVVRNGEASNLTPSVVGMLRREGSESLLVGQHALNWADRQPQDTVLSVKRLMGRDYTDAKVARAREKLNYGIVPGKDDDPRAHVVFGGRTTTPAEVSSAILGKLVKDASRNLNEEVTHAVITVPAHFGDAQRAATREAAQIAGVTVKKIIDEPTAAAIAFGMDKRDGERSRILVYDLGGGTFDISVLDSTKGRDGTAQFAVRKFSGDDWLGGDDFDLAVVERIAEWVKQECGIDPSDDKQFRFTAKKYAEQAKRELNDMPETVINIPAGFRGDGVVVDVYMPITQAEFRELTDPLVQRTMSLVRETLEQDGLTTAQITDVLLVGGGTLTRSVYETVEAYFGKEKVRRTINPMECVALGAGILAGTLDGVECPAKDCRTVNDEAATTCSACGTSLASGRSVGSTGLYEVTGVAMGISAVRGSQRDVFVPIIESGTAYPLPEPCTKVFQATDTRVIRVPVYEGNSPVASKNQEQGVVEFELEQEIELNQRVDVSFNYDADRTITVSINVPGTNMYMPPAPPKREKPRTQPPAPTFEPDSATLRQRLEWAKRDAEKFLQRYGGFVEDLQEMKVRRDLQQAEQVLRQGESGEYKRLTELLVDDMYHNCGFASQFLHAEEAADGAPPETAGLINEAVGYVKQAHAEGNRLMAAQQARNLANLVAQAYDARRVSALRDTERFDGILRVPDDAADT, encoded by the coding sequence ACGACCCGGACCGCGGTGAGGCCCAGGTGGTCCGCAACGGCGAGGCGAGCAATCTGACGCCGTCGGTGGTGGGCATGCTGCGCCGGGAGGGCTCCGAGTCGCTGCTCGTCGGGCAGCACGCGCTCAACTGGGCCGACCGGCAGCCGCAGGACACGGTGCTGTCCGTGAAGCGGCTGATGGGCCGCGACTACACGGACGCCAAGGTGGCTCGGGCCCGGGAGAAGCTCAACTACGGGATCGTGCCGGGCAAGGACGACGACCCGCGCGCCCATGTCGTCTTCGGCGGTCGCACCACCACACCGGCGGAGGTCTCCAGCGCGATCCTCGGCAAGCTGGTCAAGGACGCCTCCCGCAACCTCAACGAGGAGGTCACGCATGCCGTGATCACGGTCCCGGCGCACTTCGGTGACGCGCAGCGGGCCGCGACCCGGGAGGCCGCGCAGATCGCCGGGGTCACCGTCAAGAAGATCATCGACGAGCCGACGGCCGCCGCTATCGCCTTCGGCATGGACAAGCGGGACGGCGAGCGCAGCCGCATCCTCGTCTACGACCTGGGCGGGGGCACCTTCGACATCTCGGTCCTGGACTCGACCAAGGGGCGTGACGGGACAGCCCAGTTCGCCGTGCGGAAGTTCTCGGGCGACGACTGGCTCGGCGGCGACGACTTCGACCTGGCGGTCGTGGAGCGGATCGCCGAGTGGGTCAAGCAGGAGTGCGGCATCGACCCGTCCGACGACAAGCAGTTCCGGTTCACCGCGAAGAAGTACGCGGAGCAGGCCAAGCGCGAACTCAACGACATGCCCGAGACCGTCATCAACATCCCGGCCGGGTTCCGCGGCGACGGCGTGGTCGTCGACGTCTACATGCCGATCACCCAGGCCGAGTTCAGGGAGCTGACGGACCCGCTGGTGCAGCGCACCATGAGCCTGGTCCGCGAGACCCTCGAACAGGACGGGCTGACCACCGCCCAGATCACGGACGTGCTGCTGGTCGGCGGCGGCACGCTGACGCGTTCGGTGTACGAGACGGTGGAGGCGTACTTCGGCAAGGAGAAGGTCCGCCGCACCATCAACCCCATGGAGTGCGTGGCGCTCGGCGCGGGCATCCTGGCCGGGACGCTGGACGGGGTGGAGTGCCCGGCCAAGGACTGCAGGACCGTCAACGACGAGGCGGCGACGACCTGTTCGGCCTGCGGCACGAGCCTGGCCAGCGGCCGTTCGGTCGGTTCCACCGGCCTGTACGAGGTGACGGGCGTGGCCATGGGCATCTCCGCGGTGCGCGGCTCGCAGCGCGACGTCTTCGTGCCGATCATCGAGAGCGGCACCGCGTATCCGCTGCCGGAGCCGTGCACCAAGGTGTTCCAGGCCACCGACACCCGGGTCATCCGGGTCCCCGTGTACGAGGGCAACAGCCCGGTGGCGAGCAAGAACCAGGAACAGGGGGTCGTGGAGTTCGAACTGGAGCAGGAGATCGAACTCAACCAGCGCGTCGACGTGTCGTTCAACTACGACGCCGACCGCACCATCACGGTGTCGATCAACGTGCCCGGCACCAACATGTACATGCCTCCGGCCCCGCCCAAGCGCGAGAAGCCCCGCACCCAGCCGCCGGCGCCGACCTTCGAGCCGGACAGCGCCACGCTGCGCCAGCGCCTGGAGTGGGCCAAGCGGGACGCGGAGAAGTTCCTGCAACGCTACGGCGGTTTCGTCGAGGACCTGCAGGAGATGAAGGTTCGCCGGGACCTGCAGCAGGCCGAGCAGGTGCTGCGGCAGGGCGAGAGCGGCGAGTACAAGCGGCTCACCGAGCTGCTGGTCGACGACATGTACCACAACTGCGGGTTTGCCAGTCAGTTCCTGCACGCCGAGGAGGCCGCGGACGGAGCGCCCCCGGAGACGGCGGGGCTGATCAACGAGGCGGTCGGCTATGTGAAGCAGGCACACGCGGAGGGCAACCGCCTGATGGCCGCCCAGCAGGCCCGCAATCTCGCCAACCTGGTGGCGCAGGCGTATGACGCGCGCCGGGTCTCGGCGCTGCGCGACACGGAACGCTTCGACGGGATCCTGCGGGTCCCCGACGACGCGGCCGACACGTGA
- a CDS encoding Hsp70 family protein, whose product MTASRGPDGQGHELGLGLDLGSTGLRAAFGRPGGPVRRFTLSGARWPWLLCEPSVTGPLPVTFPSLKSRLGSGRPVLVDGVPTGPEEVVAGLLREARERAETEAGGRVTLTVISVPVSYGSAQRTALLDAARAAGLDSVRLIGDAMAAVVGHTEGRGSTTCLVYGLGYGGFELGLIRGARGRYRALGHESASSTGGRAFDDAALTGMLRAARRRANPARLEEADWLRLRARVERIREELCASGGAGGALLELDLGGGIPAQLQYDREVLAEYLERHVRRTLARAGTLLDQSAMDRRDVDTLLLVGGGTRLEEVRSGVRGLARETVLAPADLLATGALLHASQLAGIPSTPLEGLAVEPSDTSEDTLSEAPHLSVTLLSPPAPAACLDVGLARRLAEQGRVEEARTLLETILSEARGLLDSLDTPGAQGSGPMAPQEPGQRPAHSSRSAGPLADRTGLTSTRPAAGGGASAPGVPVRGSEPAGPATGHSAAAPGSASATGETGGQDPRAWQPTDERRGTAPESAPAGRATNESASAGSGTGGAVPTGGRRVSAPNAGPAATDAETEAGAKASTGTGAAGSDPRAARGGGTAAGSPSGRAPFTRGSEPTRPAPGHTTSAPHSDPDADASTTAHTPGPPDREPKVPTPGRAPDGLRSDATTSTASTTGYATDTPDHGPTGTAPRRVAADPGAGADPRSRRARRAPGDAESTDPGPTDPEPTDAEHWADLKAVRRLTVARDLLTEGRYEEAVQASHAAWQAAGDGTTGADVLDAMIAVHCAAAMADFSPEHFTDAERWLRCAYGHDPTNARVRELLAERTFRHAERLAGRGRRDDAVEALHQCLTWNPEHASAQALLERISRRGRNHRDRGGVPR is encoded by the coding sequence GTGACGGCGTCGCGCGGCCCGGACGGGCAGGGGCACGAGCTGGGGCTCGGGCTCGATCTCGGCAGTACGGGCCTGCGGGCGGCGTTCGGACGGCCCGGCGGGCCGGTGCGGCGGTTCACGCTGTCCGGCGCGCGATGGCCGTGGCTGCTGTGCGAGCCGTCGGTGACCGGGCCCCTGCCGGTGACGTTCCCGAGCCTCAAGAGCCGCCTCGGCAGCGGCCGGCCGGTCCTCGTCGACGGGGTGCCGACAGGGCCGGAGGAGGTGGTGGCCGGGCTGCTGCGCGAGGCCCGGGAGCGGGCCGAGACGGAGGCCGGCGGCCGGGTCACCCTGACCGTGATCAGCGTCCCGGTGAGCTACGGGTCCGCCCAGCGGACGGCGTTGCTGGACGCGGCGCGTGCGGCGGGGCTCGACTCGGTGCGGCTGATCGGCGACGCGATGGCTGCCGTCGTCGGGCACACGGAGGGACGGGGCAGTACGACGTGCCTCGTCTACGGGCTGGGGTACGGCGGGTTCGAGCTCGGGCTGATACGGGGGGCGCGGGGGCGGTACCGGGCGCTCGGGCACGAGTCGGCGTCGTCGACCGGGGGGCGGGCGTTCGACGACGCGGCGCTGACCGGCATGCTGCGGGCCGCCCGGCGGCGGGCGAACCCGGCCCGCCTGGAAGAGGCGGACTGGCTGCGGCTGCGGGCGCGGGTGGAGCGGATACGGGAGGAGCTGTGCGCGTCCGGCGGGGCCGGCGGTGCACTGCTCGAACTGGACCTCGGTGGCGGCATACCCGCACAACTCCAGTACGACCGCGAGGTGTTGGCGGAGTATCTGGAGCGCCATGTGCGCCGTACGCTCGCCCGCGCGGGCACTCTGCTCGACCAGTCGGCGATGGACCGGCGGGACGTCGACACGCTGCTGTTGGTGGGTGGCGGCACCCGTCTGGAAGAGGTCCGGTCAGGGGTGCGGGGGCTCGCCCGCGAGACGGTTCTCGCTCCCGCCGACCTCCTCGCCACGGGCGCGCTGCTGCACGCCTCGCAACTCGCCGGCATACCGTCGACGCCCCTGGAGGGCCTGGCGGTGGAGCCCTCGGACACCTCCGAAGACACCCTGTCGGAGGCACCGCACCTGTCGGTCACCCTCCTGTCGCCTCCCGCCCCTGCCGCCTGCCTGGATGTCGGCCTGGCCCGCAGGTTGGCGGAGCAGGGACGGGTCGAAGAGGCGAGGACACTGCTGGAGACGATCCTGTCCGAGGCACGGGGGTTGCTCGACTCGCTGGACACGCCGGGAGCGCAGGGTTCCGGGCCGATGGCCCCGCAGGAACCCGGGCAGCGCCCCGCCCACAGCTCCCGGTCGGCCGGACCGCTCGCCGACCGGACGGGCCTCACATCGACACGGCCGGCGGCTGGGGGCGGGGCCTCCGCACCGGGGGTGCCCGTGCGGGGCTCGGAGCCGGCGGGACCGGCCACTGGACACTCGGCCGCCGCGCCGGGCTCGGCGTCAGCCACGGGGGAGACCGGCGGTCAGGACCCACGAGCGTGGCAGCCGACGGATGAACGCAGGGGCACAGCCCCGGAATCGGCGCCGGCGGGGAGGGCGACCAACGAATCCGCGTCCGCCGGGTCAGGCACGGGAGGAGCGGTGCCGACGGGCGGGCGCAGGGTCTCCGCGCCGAACGCGGGCCCGGCGGCGACAGATGCAGAGACAGAAGCAGGGGCAAAGGCATCCACCGGGACCGGAGCCGCCGGCTCGGACCCGCGAGCTGCCAGGGGCGGCGGGACCGCAGCGGGCTCCCCTTCCGGGCGCGCACCCTTCACACGAGGTTCGGAGCCGACAAGGCCGGCCCCCGGACACACCACCAGCGCACCGCACTCGGACCCGGACGCTGACGCCTCAACCACCGCGCACACACCTGGCCCCCCGGACCGTGAACCAAAGGTGCCGACCCCCGGACGCGCCCCCGACGGCCTGCGCTCCGACGCAACCACCTCAACCGCCTCAACCACCGGGTATGCGACCGACACCCCGGATCACGGGCCCACAGGGACCGCCCCCCGGCGCGTGGCCGCCGATCCCGGCGCCGGCGCCGATCCGCGGTCCCGTCGGGCACGGCGCGCCCCCGGTGATGCCGAGTCCACCGATCCCGGACCCACCGACCCCGAGCCCACCGATGCCGAGCACTGGGCCGATCTCAAGGCCGTGCGGCGGCTGACCGTGGCGCGGGATCTGTTGACGGAGGGGCGGTACGAGGAGGCGGTGCAGGCCTCGCATGCCGCCTGGCAGGCCGCCGGGGACGGGACGACGGGCGCCGATGTACTGGACGCGATGATCGCCGTGCACTGCGCGGCGGCGATGGCCGACTTCTCGCCCGAGCACTTCACCGACGCCGAGCGCTGGCTGCGCTGTGCCTACGGCCACGACCCCACCAACGCCCGGGTGCGCGAGCTGCTCGCCGAGCGCACGTTCCGGCACGCGGAGCGGCTGGCCGGACGCGGGCGGCGGGACGACGCCGTGGAGGCACTGCACCAGTGTCTGACGTGGAATCCCGAACACGCGTCCGCACAAGCCCTGTTGGAACGAATCAGCCGCCGTGGCAGGAACCACCGGGACAGAGGCGGCGTCCCCCGCTGA